One window of Inquilinus sp. Marseille-Q2685 genomic DNA carries:
- a CDS encoding succinate dehydrogenase assembly factor 2 has translation MTKQIDSDAAAPLRRRLRFRSWHRGTREADLLLGGFADAVLDRLDADQLARYGDLLENNDPDLWDWVTERVPVPADSDSDVMRLLIDYARSRGRA, from the coding sequence ATGACAAAGCAGATCGATAGCGATGCCGCAGCACCGCTGCGGCGTCGCCTGCGCTTCCGTAGCTGGCACCGCGGCACCCGTGAAGCCGACCTGCTGCTCGGCGGCTTCGCCGATGCCGTGCTGGACCGACTCGATGCGGACCAGCTCGCCCGCTACGGCGACCTCCTGGAGAACAACGACCCCGATCTGTGGGATTGGGTGACGGAACGCGTGCCGGTTCCGGCCGACTCCGACAGCGACGTCATGCGCCTGCTGATCGACTATGCCCGGTCGCGGGGGCGCGCATGA